ctttcaTTGCATTTAGGGTTGAACTGATACTGTGAATAACACTAGACTTAATctctataatttttttaaagtggaatgATTGTTCAAGTCCTTTTTTGAATTTTGATCCTAACACTAAGTAAACTTACAGTCAGACTGATGTCTTCCATGTAAAGTTAATGCAATTGAATAAAATCAGCTAATTTCTTCATCTGTATAGGTCTTGTCTGGATGTTACCCTGGAGTGAAGAAAATGCTGTCAATAGGGAACATCAACAAGGCAACAAAGGAACAGACAGTTTCTCAGCAAAAGCAAATCGTGACCTGCACTTCAAATCAGCAGCGAATGGAGCTATGGCAAGCAGGAGTCTTTTCTGGTCTCCGTGGATCCAAGTTGCAACAGTGCTGAAGAGGATTAAAGGAATTGCATGCTCTGATCTGTGGGATATATTTTTAGTGCGGTTGCTGATGTCTGTTGCTATACTGCTGTACTACAGTAATTTTAGTCTGGCCTTGGAGGAGAGGTTTGGGGTGAAACCCCTGTTCGCTGGATACCTAATGAGCTACAGCAGTGCACTGGGAGTCCTGGCTGGTTGTCTGCTTGGACCAATAACGAGACTCTATCAGCACAACACTTACAGAATTTTGTTGCACTCCAGCACGTTTACCTGCACATTGATTCTCCTGTATGCGTCAGCGCTGAGCATATGGATGGTGATTTTGTCTTCCACATTCTTAGCCTTTTCAACTACTATAGGTCGTACTTGTATCATTGATCTTGAGTTGAGCATCGGTGGGAATGAGGCCAGTGGTACGCTCCTAGGTGTTGGACAGTCTGTGACTTCAGTGGGACGTATAGTTGCCCCACTCCTTTCTGGAATTGCTCAGGAGTTCAGTCCTTGTGGCCCTCCAAGTCTAGCAGTTGGACTAGCTTTAGTAGCTATTCTGATAATGAAtgtgaacaaacaaaaatactgtaGCCATGGAAATGTTAAGTTAAAAAATCAATAGCTGCAAATGTGGATTGCACAGATGTATCTTACAGGAGAGGCAAAGTGAATCAACCTTGGGTGATGCTTACATCTGCCAGACTTGTACAGTAGTAACAGGATCTTTTAAGAGGGCACATTATGTTCACATGGAGGCAAGTACATGTAAGTATTTATGCTTCAGGAATGTTAATTCTAGACAAAAGTTATTCTAACCAGTACCACCAGAACACTTGGGAGAGGGACAGGTGTTGCTgactagggtttttttaatggatttttaacCTTTTTGGAGCGGAAAAAAAGAATGACATGAAATACGCAAATCCTGCTTGTAGCTCACATTTGAAACAGTGTTTAGATTGATAGATTGTTCAAAGACAGaaatttattcttattatttaatCAGAAGGAGAATTTGCAATATAGCTCATCAGCCTTATTTTTTATGCTGTTATCTGCTGCCATTTGTCTGCTGTGACAGTACCTTAATTAACAGGGTGTTCGCTTATGTGATTTTGTTAAGCATACTTTGTTTACAGAACCTGCTGCACAGCATGATTAGACACCTTCAGGTAGCCATCTGACCTGTGCTGATTCCTGTCTTTCCCAAGTAACAGAACTGGTAATAGAATGCTaacttcatgtactggaaggcctAAAATGGACAATTT
The window above is part of the Opisthocomus hoazin isolate bOpiHoa1 chromosome 1, bOpiHoa1.hap1, whole genome shotgun sequence genome. Proteins encoded here:
- the SLC67A2 gene encoding major facilitator superfamily domain-containing protein 9 isoform X1 translates to MEEDEEDGGGGRQGSSAASSARFVRCLYAVGFLDLFGVSMVVPLMNHHIKSLGAGHTVAGIIGSLYGIMQLFSSTFVGCWSDIVGRRYSLLACILLSALGYFLLGTSTTVFVFAISRVPVGPVVGGYLAELEDGFYQTSFICASIFLLNAGLVWMLPWSEENAVNREHQQGNKGTDSFSAKANRDLHFKSAANGAMASRSLFWSPWIQVATVLKRIKGIACSDLWDIFLVRLLMSVAILLYYSNFSLALEERFGVKPLFAGYLMSYSSALGVLAGCLLGPITRLYQHNTYRILLHSSTFTCTLILLYASALSIWMVILSSTFLAFSTTIGRTCIIDLELSIGGNEASGTLLGVGQSVTSVGRIVAPLLSGIAQEFSPCGPPSLAVGLALVAILIMNVNKQKYCSHGNVKLKNQ
- the SLC67A2 gene encoding major facilitator superfamily domain-containing protein 9 isoform X2, producing the protein MEEDEEDGGGGRQGSSAASSARFVRCLYAVGFLDLFGVSMVVPLMNHHIKSLGAGHTVAGIIGSLYGIMQLFSSTFVGCWSDIVGRRYSLLACILLSALGYFLLGTSTTVFVFAISRVPVGIFKHTLSISKALLSDLVSERDRPLVMGRFNAASGVGFILGPVVGGYLAELEDGFYQTSFICASIFLLNAGLVWMLPWSEENAVNREHQQGNKGTDSFSAKANRDLHFKSAANGAMASRSLFWSPWIQVATVLKRIKGIACSDLWDIFLVRLLMSVAILLYYSNFSLALEERFGVKPLFAGYLMSYSSALGVLAGCLLGPITRLYQHNTYRILLHSSTFTCTLILLYASALSIWMVILSSTFLAFSTTIGRTCIIDLELSIGGNEASGTLLGVGQSVTSVGRIVAPLLSGIAQEFSPCGPPSLAVGLALVAILIMNVNKQKYCSHGNVKLKNQ